A stretch of DNA from Danio rerio strain Tuebingen ecotype United States chromosome 10, GRCz12tu, whole genome shotgun sequence:
atctgtgacagtagtttttcactgtgctgaTGGTTTCCGTGCATCATATTCTTTGTTCTGTTAGTGTAAGTAAatgtctttttgcagtatttgcacaaGGTTTGTATTTTGTCAGGCGCACTTCACCACCGTCATTTTACTCTGCCGCCCCACCTTTTGCTCGCCACTCATGTGCAGGTAAACCGAGATTGTGCCTCCAAACACAGCACCCTCTCTATTCAAAACATGTATTGCGATTCCTTCAAAATTTCTACGGATGTGAATCGTCACATATTTGAATCGATTTGTAACCGGCTCATGCTGAATCGTTACATCtctattcttaaatcaagaagcattttctagacaagcaaaactttgtaaaaaaaatttcctCAAAACAATGggcaaagcaaaataatctaatttCAAAGCAAGAACTAGataattttgcttaccccattgggagattattttgcttgttttaggaaaaaactcacttattttttttacttatttctgaaaacaagacaatattttttgttatagttTTAGTTTGTACAAAATTAAGCAACGCACAGGTGCAGTGTGTACAATACATGCCATAAGATACACCTCAAATCCAGTTTCTTAGACTCACGTATTTTCTTCTGTTTTCTTTAATAGTCAAAATAATTTTGTGGCGATTGTGGATTTACCTGAGGGTGAGCACCAGTATAAGTTCTACGTGGATGGACTGTGGACACACGACCCAACAGAGGTGACAGAGACCTCAATCATCATCATTACCAACAATACTCATAGTAAACCATCATAACATTGAACATTTCTTCTCCTCAGCCTGTGGTGACCAACCAGCTGGGTACGGTCAACAACATCATCCAGGTGAAGAAGACAGACTTTGAAGTGTTTGATGCACTCATGGTGGATTCCCAGAAATGCTCTGATATGTCGGGTATGAGTCTAATATCAACTCAATTTTGCTTTATAACATATCGATATGCAGGAATGGTTTTGAACATGATCAATCAAGAGTTGTCTTAAATAATTTCAGATCTGTCCAGCTCGCCTCCAGGCCCATACCATCAGGACGCTTACACACCCAAACAGGAGGAGAAGTTCAAATCTCCACCCATTCTGCCACCTCACCTCCTTCAGGTCATCCTCAATAAGGACACAGGCATCTCTGTGAGTATCTACAAAAACGCTGTGCATTAGTGTTGTCAGTGTgaccattattattataattctctaatattttgattttatttgacctGTTACCTTCAGTATAGAAAATACAGATGGAATTGTAGGATTcattcattaaaattaaatttacgGCAAAATGTTGGATGTCATTggtttaattttaagtatttgtgaatggaataaattactattttatttgtaaactaattaataatcATGTTGATGAATACTGTAGTCAGATGCATTCAAGAGCTCTGTCTATAACTAAGCAGTGGATTTTTGTCTGCTGAAAAAGATTGGCTGAAAATCATGCTATTTTCCATCTTAAAGAGAAAAACTCTTCCTCCTGCTGGCTTTTACACCTGATGCGGAAAGCACTGCGCTATGAAATGTATGTTCTGCAGCTCCAtatttaatgtcaacaaaatgtgtttattttattggaATGTTCTTTACAAATCCAGTATAATTAAAGTTTTCGAGTAAAAATGAGTCTCACAAAATTACTTTATATACAAAATAGTCAGTAAATACTCCAAAGCATTTTTTGATTTTGGATTCAGCCAAGTGCATTCAGAATGTTCAGTTTCATTCCAGaatttttatttcagtgtatCTCTATCTAAACCTTAAGGATCCAAAATATTATGAAcattgctctaaaatatattctacgTTTATCTGGGTcaaaattgtattacattttGTACATAAAGCACAGACAAGTGCCATTGGTTTCAGTCACTTTTTAAATAGGTTTTCTTGCTCGTGTTTTGCTTTCTTTACATTAAGTGAAAAAGTCACAGACCATGTCAAAATTTTTTTAGAcccattttataataaaatagccCATACAACCAGATTATaactcatatttaaaaaaaaaaaaaagagtagtagATTAAGTAACTTTAATTTCTTCCTACATTAAGAACACAACTTAAGCAGTTCATTTCCATAACTTtaatttaaggtaaaaaaaaaaaacttgtcagtCAAATTAATTTCAGGCTAATTCACAGCCGTTCTTGTTTTCCACCAGTGTGATCCAGCTTTGCTCCCAGAGCCTAATCACGTCATGCTCAATCACCTGTACGCTCTGTCCATTAAGGTAAGGAAGCATCTTATAGAGCTCTCTCAGATGAAGTCATGTTGATCCAAAACCTGTTCTGATGACTTCCTGTATCTCTGGCTCTCTGACAGGATGGCGTCATGGTTCTCAGCGCCACCCATCGCTATAAGAAGAAATATGTCACAACCCTGCTTTACAAGCCAATCTGAGAAACACAGCACTTCTGTCTAGTTTGACTCTGTTAATATAGTAGGTATGAATGTAAATAGGGTTGTACAGAGATGCACTTTAGAGAAATAAAAATCAGAGCCGAATAATAGAAATAGTgtagagcagggatcaccaaacttgttcctggagggccggtgtcctgcagattttagcttcaaccctaatcaaacacacctgaacaagctaatcaaggtcttacttgaaacaaccaggcaggtgtgttgaggcaagttggagctaaaccctggaggGCACCGGACGACccttggtgacccctgctgtagaagaACAGGACAtatctgtttttatttagttttagtttctcgAACATTTTTTGATACACATTGCTCAGTGGGATTGGGACAAATTTAGTGATTCTGAAACAGCGGAGGtggtttttaaatgtaaaaaaatagtaaatagatcatagtaattatttttgttttattttgtgttgaatTTTAAGCTTGTGTAGAtagatattaatatattattttattaagtattaCATTACATTTGTCCTTGTTATTTAACAGAAAACAATTTTGTTATCAGCAGATATATTTGGGGGCCAAACATAGTAAAAAATGTAGAGTTTAAGAAAGCTTGTTCATTTGAGAAactaattctgtttttttttcagtaacttaaaaatagtataatttttaaatttaatatttgggTGTTTTGCATTATTATTCAATACGAACCAAATACATATTGCAAACATGTTGACTTTTAATCTGTCACGCGCTCTGATATGAAATGTCACTTTGAATAAATTATTCACCCAAttataaatgtgtattattttttaagatgAAGATCTCATGCTTTTTAAACCATAAATGCCTTTCATGCTTGGTTTCAAGCTTTAATATTAGAAACG
This window harbors:
- the prkab1a gene encoding 5'-AMP-activated protein kinase subunit beta-1a isoform X1, with protein sequence MGNTSSERTGMGQEKANRRDSRGTKEGDRPKILMDSPEDADIFHGEDLKAPLEKEEFIEWRPDLEGSEKTDTLDRPTVFRWTGAGKEVYISGSFNNWTNKIPLIRSQNNFVAIVDLPEGEHQYKFYVDGLWTHDPTEPVVTNQLGTVNNIIQVKKTDFEVFDALMVDSQKCSDMSDLSSSPPGPYHQDAYTPKQEEKFKSPPILPPHLLQVILNKDTGISCDPALLPEPNHVMLNHLYALSIKDGVMVLSATHRYKKKYVTTLLYKPI